The Christiangramia salexigens genome includes the window GGAATCTCAACGTGGAGCCGGTGGTTTTGGAAGCACCGGAAAAAAATAAATAATTAAAAAAGATTGAAATGAAAATAATTGTACCAATGGCAGGTCGTGGTTCACGACTTCGTCCACATACTTTAACAGTACCTAAACCATTAATCCCTATTGCCGGGAAACCTATCGTTCACCGATTGGTAGAAGATATAGCCAAAGTACTTGATGAAAAGATAGATGAAGTTGCCTTCATTATTGGAGAAGACTTTGGAGAACAGGTGGAACAGGATCTTATGAAGATCGCCAATAGCCTTGGCGCAAAGGGAACCATATATTATCAGGATAAACCCCTTGGAACAGGTCATGCAATCATGTGTGCTCAGGAATCTCTTAATGGTCCGGCAGTGATCGCTTATGCAGATACTCTGTTTAAAGCAGATTTTAATCTGGATAAATCGGCAGATGCTGTAATGTGGGTTAAAAAAGTAGAGAATCCATCCGCTTATGGTGTGGTTAAATTGAATGATAACGGAGAAATCACCGACCTTGTTGAGAAACCTCAGGATTTCGTATCAGATCTTGCTGTGATCGGAATATACTATTTCAAGAATGTGGAAGTGCTTAAAAAAGAACTTCAGAATGTACTTGACCAAAATCTTACGCGCGGTGGTGAATACCAGATCAACGACGGGATCGAGGCCATGAGAAAGAATGGTCTAAGATTCGTGCCCGGAAAAGTTGATGAATGGATGGACTGTGGGAATAAAAATGTTACCGTAGAAACCAATGGAAGAACACTTAAGTTTCTTCACCAGGATGGAGAAAAACTGATCTCAGATTCGGTTAAGATCAAGGACTCCGAAATTATAGAGCCATGCTATATTGGCGAGGATGTAGAGCTTGTAAATGCTAAGATCGGACCTAATGTTTCAGTGGGTAACGGGACAAGGATCGAAAACTCCAAAATAAAGAATAGTTTGATACAGACACAGGCGTCCATAAAAAATGCTGATCTTGATAACGCAATGATCGGGAATCATGCTAAATTTGATGGTAACTTCACTCAGATTAGCATTGGCGATTATTCTGTGCTGGAATAACTTATAACATGAAACACCTGTTTATCATCCTGATGTTGGTCTTTGGAATGTCTTCTGTGAAATCTCAGGAGATCACCCAGCCGCTTCAGGATGTTAATCAGGATGATATGGGTAATGTTTCTGATGAATTTCAGGAATATTTTTTTGAAGCATTAAAGCAAAAAGGCATAGAAAATTACGAGAAGGCTATCATTGCCTTGGAAAAATGTCTTAAGCTGAATCAAAATGAGGCCGTAGTATTCTTTGAACTCGGCAAGAACTATCTCAAACTCGGGAATCCGGAGCTGGCTATTCAGAACTTTAAAAAGGCTCACGAACTTCAGCCTTCCAAAGAAGCTATCCTGGTATATTTGCTTGATACCTATAAATCTGAAAAAGATTTTGAACAGGCTATCCTCATCATAGAAAAGTTGATCCCGTTTGATCGTTCTTACCGTGAGGATCTTGCCAATTTGTATTTTCTTAATCAGGATTTTGATAAATCCCTGAAGATACTGGATGACCTGGATGATAAACTGGGACGTAATTCGTACCGCAACTCTCTAAGGCGGCAAATATATGCCCGTACCAATAATACCAATGCTCAAATAGAAAATCTCCAGGAAAGCATCTCTTCAAATCCAGATGTGGAACAGAATTATCTGAATCTGATCTACATCTACAGCGAACAGGGAGACGAAGAGGAGGCCTATAAGGTCGCTAATATGCTTTTAGAGGCATTTCCCGGCTCTTCACTGGCACATTTAGCTCTTTATAAGTTTCACCTGAATAAGGAAGATCCTGAGGCTGCTATAAATTCCATGAAGATTGTCTTCCAAAGTGAAGAGGTAGATCCGGAATCCAAATTCAAGGTTTTAAATGACTTTTTAAATTTTGTTCAGTCCAATCCCGAATATGAGGAGGCACTCATTGAGGTTGCAGGTTTGTTATCGGAATGGGAAGAAGCGCCGCAGCTCTATGAGCAACTAGGAAATTTTTATCTTCAAAGAGACAATAGGGAGGATGCACTCACGTTTTTTGAACTGGGTCTGAAGGCAAACCCCGATAATTTCGAGCTTATAAAAAACACATTGATATTGCAGCTGGAGTTTCAAAAATTTGAAGCTGCAGAGAGCTTAAGTCTGGAGGCGCTGGAAATTTTTCCTTCTCACCCAATATTTTATTTATTTCAGGCGGTTGCCCTTAATAATTTGAAGAAATTTGAGGCAGCTGAAAAAAGCCTGAAAAATGGAATTGATTACCTGATTGACGATATTGGAATGGAAATTGATTTTTACTTTCAGTTGGCGGTTTCTTTTACCGGAATGAACAATATTCCAAAAGCACAAGAATACCGCCTGAAGGCAGAAAAATTGAAAAAAGAGATTAACTGATGTTGAAGAAGATTTTTATCATATTGATGTTTTCCGGTATCCTGGTTTCCTGTGGAAGCCGCAAGGGAACCAATCGGATTGTGACAAAGAATGCAGAGGCGGTTTCCGTGATCAAAAAACACTACAGTAACGAAACAAGTTTTAAGACCGTTTCGGGGAAATTACGTGCAGTTTATGAGGATGCTGAAAAAACTCAGTCGGTAAATCTGAGTTTCCGGATGGAAAAAGATAAAGCAATCTGGATGAGTGCGAGTGTACTCGGTTTTCCCGTTGCTAAAGCCTATATCACACCAAACAGTGTGAGTTATTACGAAAAGGTGAATCAAAGTTATTTTGATGGTGATTTTAGATTATTAAGTGATCTTCTGGGTACTCCTTTAGACTTTCAGAAACTTCAAAATCTTTTGATTGGTCAGGCCATTTATGATCTGCGGTCTGAAGAATATGACTTCAGTCAATCTCCCCGAGGTTTTCAGTTCGTCTCAAATGGCTCCGGAACGATTAAAAAGATGTTTCTTCTGGATCCTTTAAGTTATAAAGCAGGGGCTCAGCAATTAGCTCAGGAGGGTGATAATCGTAGTGTCACCGTTACCTATTCAGATTATCAGAAAGTAGATGGTCACGTATTTCCTGAAGGAATAAAGATCATTGCCAACGAAGGTGCTTCCAGCACTAATATTGCGCTTACCTATAAATCGATTAGTTTTGATGAGGAATTGAGTTTTCCTTTTGAAGTTCCATCCGGATATGAAGAAATCAGCCTAAAATGATTGGAGTGCGTAAATTTAATTCCCTCATATTTTTCTTTGCATTTTTTCTTTCTCTTGGGGTAACCTATGCCCAGGCAGATCGCGATGAACTTGAGAAAAGGCGGGTAGAGCTTAGAAAAGAGATAAGCAGGATCAATGAACTTAGGATCTCTAATCAGAAAAAGCAAAGATCCGTTCTCGGTCAGGTTGAGGATCTCAATCAGCAAATTAAAAGCACCGAAGATCTTATAAAATTAACTAACCAGCAGGCTAATCTTCTTACGAGGGAGATAAATACAAATACGAATAAAATCGGTCAGCTTAGAAAGGAACTGGAGAAGCTTAAGGAGGATTATGCTCATATGATCGAGAAATCCTATAAGAGTAAGTCTCAGCAAAGCAGGATAATGTTCTTGTTATCTTCCAGTAGCTTTTTGCAGGCTTACAAGAGGATTCAGTATATGAAGCAGTATACGAATTACCGAAAACAACAGGGAGAAGAAATTAAAGCAAATACGGCCGAACTTCAGGAACTTAATTCCCGACTTATAAAGCAAAAGGAGCAAAAGGAAAAACTAATCGTGGAGAATAGAAAGACCCGTGCTCAACTGGAGGAAAATAGAAAGTCTCAGCAGGCTCTTATGACCACCATTAAAAAACGCGAGGGGGAATTTGCGACACAAATCAGGAAAAAACAGAATGAAATTGATGAAATAGACCGAGCTATAGATCGCATGATCCGCGAATCTATTGCCAGAGCAAATAAGGAGAGCGGTTCTTCTACTCGTGATGTTTATGAGCTTACTCCGGCAGCGAAGGCTTTAGCTGCAGACTTCAATAATAATAAAGGAAAGTTACCCTGGCCGGTGAGATCGGGTGTGGTGACGATGAGGTTTGGTAAGCAACCCCACCCTGTTGTGAGTTCGGTTATGGTAAATAATAACGGTGTTAGAATAGACACGGACGAAGGAGGAAAAGCCCGTGCGGTTTTCAATGGTACCGTGAGCGAGGTTCAGGCTGTAAAAGGTGCTAATAAAGCTGTTATGGTAAGACACGGAGATTACATCAGTATCTATAATAACCTGGAAAACGTTTTTGTAAAAAAAGGGGATTCAGTAACTACCGAACAGGAGATCGGTGAAGTTGCAACCAGCAAAACCACAGGAAAAACAACACTTCACTTCCTCTTATACAAGAACAATCAAAAAATGGATCCGGCCGACTGGATCTACAGGATGTAACCCAACACAGGATTTTAATTGAGTTAACTGGTCGTGCAAGCCTTTAGTGCCTGCGCGTTAGTGCAAGCATTCCTGCTTAAACATGAGCCTGATGCTCACATTAGCTATAAAATAAATTATTGGAGAATACGGGAAATTAATTATTCTTCAAAAAGAGCTTTAAGCTCGGTAGCATCTTTCGGTTTCATTTTACCGGCGAGTACCAGACTTAGTTGTTTTCTTCTCAAGGCAGCTTCATAACGCTCTTTTTCCAGATCAGTTTCTGGTTCTAATGGTGGTATTTGTATGGGAGTTCCGGTTTCATCTACAGCCACGAAAGTGTAAATGGCTTCATTTGCCTTAGTTCTACGGCCGCTTTCACGGTCTTCTACCCAAACATCAATGAAGATTTCCATAGAGCTCTTAAAAGCCCTTGAAACAGCTGCTTCAACAGTAACAACGCTGCCTAATGGGATAGCTTTATTAAATGCCACATGATTTACAGAGGCAGTAACCACAATTCTACGGCTATGTCTTCTTGCAGCAATACTTGCTGCACGATCCATTCGTGCCAGTAATTCACCTCCAAAAAGATTATTTAAAGGGTTGGTCTCACTTGGTAATACAAGATCTGTTAATGTAGTACGTGATTCGTTTGGTGATTTAGCCTCCATGTCAAATTTTTTGCAAAAATAAGGAGGTTCAAACGAAGTTAGGCGTTAAAGAACTATTAAAGTTCCTGAACCAGTAACCAGGCGGCCGAATTGCTTTTTTGAACCTCATAAAGCTTATTAATGGCTTCCCTTCTGGTCTGATGGCTGGAATAAACAACCTGATGCAGTCCGTATTTGTTAGCGCCAATAAGTCTAGCTTTATATCCTTTCTCGCGAAGTTCTTCAACTTTTTTTTCAGCATTCTCTTCAACCCTGAATGCACCTGCAACCACATGATAATCGCCAGATTGCTTTTCTATCTCAAAAGTGATAGCGGGTAGAGGATTGTCTATAACAAAGGTAGCCTGCTGGATTTGCTGTTGTAATTTATTTTCAGCTTCCTGTTGCTCGGCAATATTGTGCTGAGAAACCTGACTGCTGTAAATATTCAAACCTGCAAACCCGGAAATACCTATGGCAATGATCCCTATCGCAGCATATTTAAGAATAGAAGAACGCCTTCTCGCCGGAGTGAAGTGTACCGGAGCTTTTTCTTCAAGGGCTTCGGCTTGTTTTTTATAAACCTCTCTGTTAACTGTATTAGCAGGAATAGAGTCAAGTCCAAAAGCATGAGTTAGGAAATTGACTTCTGTAAAAGGTTCAAATTGTAATTTATCTTCGCTGTCCAGGAAGAATTTTCCAATATTAGCCAGTTCAGCCTTAGAGTCATTCTGTAGCGAATTCTCAAGATCATAAACAAATTCCTGAATGATGTTATTCGCTGTAGTATATTTCACCTCTTCAACTTCAGCAATATAATTCGCTAAAAGTCCGTCATTTTTTATCAATTGACGATTGAATGAAACCAACTTTTTAGGTGGATAGAATTCATTTGAATTCTCATCGATATAAGCTGATTGTTTCTGCGATAAAAAGGCTCCGAAACCGGGCAAAACTACGCATTCATATCTGTACAACAGATCCTGGATGTGGCTGGAAATATTCATTAGCAGCAAAAATATAGGTTTTGGTAGTGGGATAAAGTTACCCAAAGAAATTTTATTAACAAATGTTTTTTTCTGTAATTTTAATCAAACTGTTCCGAATGAATTCTGAAGAATTATTCTATACCCTCGCCTTGCAACACGTCCCCAATCTGGGTGATGCATCTGCGAAAAAATTGATCAGAAAATTCGGGAAGGCCGAAAATATTTTCAAAGAAAAAAAGTCCAGTCTGCTTAAGATCTCCGGAGTCGGGCAGGTTCGAATTCGCGAGCTATTCGATACGCAACACCTGAAGGCTGCAGAGAAGGAATTAAAATTTATAGAAGCACAGAATATAAACTGTCATTTTTATCAGAACGAAGATTACCCGGAAAGGCTGAAGCATTGTCTGGATGGTCCTGTGCTTTTGTTTTCCAGAGGGAAAATTCAAATAAAGAACAGAAAACTCCTGAGTGTTGTTGGAACCAGGCAGATCACAAATCACGGCACCTCATTTTGTGAAAAGTTGATAGAAGAACTTGCGCCTTTGGATCCGGTGATAATTTCGGGCTTTGCTTATGGTGTGGATATTACGGCACAAAAAGCTGCAATTAAGCATGGACTTCAAACTATAGGTTGCCTTGCGCATGGTCTAAATCAGATCTACCCGAAAATTCATAAAAAATATATGCAGCCTATAGAGGAGAATGGTGGATTTTTCACCGATTTCTGGAGTAGTGATAAGTTTGATCGCAACAATTTTCTTAAGCGCAACCGTGTGATTGCTGGTTTAAGTGAGGCGACCATTGTAATTGAGAGTGCCGAAAAAGGTGGGGCACTGGTTACGGCTGATATTGCCCAATCATATGACCGGGAGGTATTCGCAGTGCCCGGAAGGGCTTCAGATAAATTTAGCAGTGGGTGCAATAACCTTATTAAATCTCAAAAGGCTCATGTTTTGACTTCGGCCGCAGATCTGGTCTATATTTTAAACTGGAAACTTTCGGAAGCTCCAAAAGCCGTACAAAAACAGCTTTTTGTAGAACTAGATAATGAAGAGCAGCAGCTTTATGATTTTCTCAAAGTTCAGGGTAAGACCGAGTTGGACCTGGTTGCTCTAAATTGTAGCCTGCCTACTTTTAAAACAGCTTCCCTGCTTTTAAATATGGAATTAAAAGGTGTTGTTAGGCCGTTGCCTGGTAAACTCTTCGAGGTGATCTAATAACCGGCTTTTTTTCTTACTTTTTTAAGGACATCATTCGCAACACTTCTGGCTTTTTCCGCTCCTTTTTCAAGGGCTTTATCTACTTCTTCTAAGTTATTGATGTAGTACTCATACTTCTCGCGTGGTTCAGCGAATTTTTCCTTGATCAGTTCAAAAAGTGCCTGTTTAGCATGACCATAGCCAAAACCACCGGCTTCATAATTCTTGCGCAATTCGGCAACCTGATCATCATTCCC containing:
- a CDS encoding sugar phosphate nucleotidyltransferase — its product is MKIIVPMAGRGSRLRPHTLTVPKPLIPIAGKPIVHRLVEDIAKVLDEKIDEVAFIIGEDFGEQVEQDLMKIANSLGAKGTIYYQDKPLGTGHAIMCAQESLNGPAVIAYADTLFKADFNLDKSADAVMWVKKVENPSAYGVVKLNDNGEITDLVEKPQDFVSDLAVIGIYYFKNVEVLKKELQNVLDQNLTRGGEYQINDGIEAMRKNGLRFVPGKVDEWMDCGNKNVTVETNGRTLKFLHQDGEKLISDSVKIKDSEIIEPCYIGEDVELVNAKIGPNVSVGNGTRIENSKIKNSLIQTQASIKNADLDNAMIGNHAKFDGNFTQISIGDYSVLE
- a CDS encoding tetratricopeptide repeat protein — translated: MKHLFIILMLVFGMSSVKSQEITQPLQDVNQDDMGNVSDEFQEYFFEALKQKGIENYEKAIIALEKCLKLNQNEAVVFFELGKNYLKLGNPELAIQNFKKAHELQPSKEAILVYLLDTYKSEKDFEQAILIIEKLIPFDRSYREDLANLYFLNQDFDKSLKILDDLDDKLGRNSYRNSLRRQIYARTNNTNAQIENLQESISSNPDVEQNYLNLIYIYSEQGDEEEAYKVANMLLEAFPGSSLAHLALYKFHLNKEDPEAAINSMKIVFQSEEVDPESKFKVLNDFLNFVQSNPEYEEALIEVAGLLSEWEEAPQLYEQLGNFYLQRDNREDALTFFELGLKANPDNFELIKNTLILQLEFQKFEAAESLSLEALEIFPSHPIFYLFQAVALNNLKKFEAAEKSLKNGIDYLIDDIGMEIDFYFQLAVSFTGMNNIPKAQEYRLKAEKLKKEIN
- a CDS encoding DUF4292 domain-containing protein codes for the protein MLKKIFIILMFSGILVSCGSRKGTNRIVTKNAEAVSVIKKHYSNETSFKTVSGKLRAVYEDAEKTQSVNLSFRMEKDKAIWMSASVLGFPVAKAYITPNSVSYYEKVNQSYFDGDFRLLSDLLGTPLDFQKLQNLLIGQAIYDLRSEEYDFSQSPRGFQFVSNGSGTIKKMFLLDPLSYKAGAQQLAQEGDNRSVTVTYSDYQKVDGHVFPEGIKIIANEGASSTNIALTYKSISFDEELSFPFEVPSGYEEISLK
- a CDS encoding murein hydrolase activator EnvC family protein — its product is MIGVRKFNSLIFFFAFFLSLGVTYAQADRDELEKRRVELRKEISRINELRISNQKKQRSVLGQVEDLNQQIKSTEDLIKLTNQQANLLTREINTNTNKIGQLRKELEKLKEDYAHMIEKSYKSKSQQSRIMFLLSSSSFLQAYKRIQYMKQYTNYRKQQGEEIKANTAELQELNSRLIKQKEQKEKLIVENRKTRAQLEENRKSQQALMTTIKKREGEFATQIRKKQNEIDEIDRAIDRMIRESIARANKESGSSTRDVYELTPAAKALAADFNNNKGKLPWPVRSGVVTMRFGKQPHPVVSSVMVNNNGVRIDTDEGGKARAVFNGTVSEVQAVKGANKAVMVRHGDYISIYNNLENVFVKKGDSVTTEQEIGEVATSKTTGKTTLHFLLYKNNQKMDPADWIYRM
- a CDS encoding acyl-CoA thioesterase codes for the protein MEAKSPNESRTTLTDLVLPSETNPLNNLFGGELLARMDRAASIAARRHSRRIVVTASVNHVAFNKAIPLGSVVTVEAAVSRAFKSSMEIFIDVWVEDRESGRRTKANEAIYTFVAVDETGTPIQIPPLEPETDLEKERYEAALRRKQLSLVLAGKMKPKDATELKALFEE
- a CDS encoding SPOR domain-containing protein — encoded protein: MNISSHIQDLLYRYECVVLPGFGAFLSQKQSAYIDENSNEFYPPKKLVSFNRQLIKNDGLLANYIAEVEEVKYTTANNIIQEFVYDLENSLQNDSKAELANIGKFFLDSEDKLQFEPFTEVNFLTHAFGLDSIPANTVNREVYKKQAEALEEKAPVHFTPARRRSSILKYAAIGIIAIGISGFAGLNIYSSQVSQHNIAEQQEAENKLQQQIQQATFVIDNPLPAITFEIEKQSGDYHVVAGAFRVEENAEKKVEELREKGYKARLIGANKYGLHQVVYSSHQTRREAINKLYEVQKSNSAAWLLVQEL
- the dprA gene encoding DNA-processing protein DprA → MNSEELFYTLALQHVPNLGDASAKKLIRKFGKAENIFKEKKSSLLKISGVGQVRIRELFDTQHLKAAEKELKFIEAQNINCHFYQNEDYPERLKHCLDGPVLLFSRGKIQIKNRKLLSVVGTRQITNHGTSFCEKLIEELAPLDPVIISGFAYGVDITAQKAAIKHGLQTIGCLAHGLNQIYPKIHKKYMQPIEENGGFFTDFWSSDKFDRNNFLKRNRVIAGLSEATIVIESAEKGGALVTADIAQSYDREVFAVPGRASDKFSSGCNNLIKSQKAHVLTSAADLVYILNWKLSEAPKAVQKQLFVELDNEEQQLYDFLKVQGKTELDLVALNCSLPTFKTASLLLNMELKGVVRPLPGKLFEVI